In Puntigrus tetrazona isolate hp1 chromosome 7, ASM1883169v1, whole genome shotgun sequence, the following are encoded in one genomic region:
- the LOC122349384 gene encoding LOW QUALITY PROTEIN: apolipoprotein L4-like (The sequence of the model RefSeq protein was modified relative to this genomic sequence to represent the inferred CDS: inserted 3 bases in 2 codons), translating into MFDLTQISSEVQTAETDVVRSREGNPLDNEDDEDGLLAWWTTVEGWSEWNESKQFNEEDGERAIEAAANRVFMAAKLFVHLLSQREPSLQLRIHELLALADAADSFHKKTVTGGVGGVASVAXSITTITGLVLAPFTFGRXLIVTAVGIGVATGRGVTSASANITDTVHSNTDRKKVEKMIQDYQQEIKDIKECLEFLQAGMETLEEWNFEQYVDSISKRALNQNVKHVLKEGGRAGKALLVNTENLINTVQVLSVAGGAAKAAQVISVTTGVMSGLFLALDVFFLAKGSLELRKGAKTEFAAKIREVCKELQDGLQELRRIQRQLQKTMDGVEMEEEEDGGDGEDGEEEDDEEEVENRSESRKDSS; encoded by the exons ATGTTTGACCtcacacag ATAAGCTCTGAGGTTCAGACAGCAGAAACTGATGTTGTCAGGTCCAGGGAAGGAAATCCTCTGGACAATGAAGAC GATGAAGATGGTCTGCTGGCCTGGTGGACAACAGTGGAAG gTTGGAGTGAATGGAATGAGTCAAAACAGTTTAATGAGGAAGATGGAGAACG AGCAATCGAAGCCGCTGCTAACCGCGTTTTCATGGCTGCCAAGTTATTTGTCCACCTGCTGTCTCAGCGCGAGCCATCGCTGCAGCTGCGCATCCACGAGCTACTGGCGTTAGCGGACGCCGCCGACAGCTTCCACAAGAAAACGGTGACGGGCGGCGTGGGCGGGGTGGCCAGCGTCG GCAGCATCACCACCATCACTGGCCTGGTTCTGGCGCCCTTCACATTCGGACG CCTCATCGTCACAGCGGTGGGCATTGGGGTCGCGACCGGGCGCGGCGTGACTTCAGCTTCCGCTAACATCACCGACACGGTTCACTCCAACACGGACAGGAAGAAGGTGGAAAAGATGATCCAAGACTATCAGCAGGAAATCAAAGATATTAAAGAATGCCTGGAATTCCTACAG GCCGGGATGGAGACTCTGGAGGAGTGGAACTTCGAGCAGTACGTGGACAGCATCTCCAAACGGGCTCTGAACCAGAACGTGAAGCACGTTCTGAAGGAGGGCGGCCGGGCCGGGAAAGCGCTGCTGGTGAACACGGAGAACCTTATCAACACCGTCCAGGTGCTCAGCGTGGCTGGAGGAGCCGCCAAAGCCGCGCAGGTCATCAGCGTCACCACCGGCGTCATGTCGGGCCTCTTCCTCGCCCTCGACGTCTTCTTCCTCGCCAAGGGCTCGCTGGAGCTGCGCAAGGGCGCCAAGACCGAGTTTGCGGCCAAGATCCGAGAGGTTTGCAAGGAGCTGCAGGACGGACTGCAGGAGCTGAGGAGAATCCAGCGACAGCTGCAGAAAACCATGGACGGGGTTGagatggaggaagaggaagatggAGGTGATGGAGAGGATGGggaagaggaggatgatgaagaggaggtaGAAAATAGATCTGAGTCGAGAAAAGATTCCAGCTAG